GCGGCGTGCCTGGTACAGCTCCTTGACCATCTCGCCGACGCTGAGGATCAGGGCGCGGGCGACGACGAACGGGCTCGCGAAGAACCGCAGGTACGACGTGCCGGGTCCCAGCCCGGCACGCCGGCCGTCCGGGCCCGGGGTGCGGCTGCGGCTCATCACCAGCTGGTTGACCGCCGCGTCGCCCGAGAACATCGTCGAGATGGCGGCGCCACCGCCCGCGAGGAGCCCCTTGCCGGTGGCGAGCCGCTCCTCGACGATCCCCGCGTCCACGGGGTGGTTCGTCACGACCATCCGGCCCAGCCCGCGGTCCCACCAGCGGAAGGCCGGGATCTGGGTGGAGTCCCCGTGCAGCAGGCCAGCCTGGCTGGCGGGCGTCGTCGAGGGGACCCGGGCCCACCACCGCTGACTCCGGTGGGCGCCCTGGTGGATCCATCGCGCCAGGGTGGGGGCGAGTCCGCCCTCGATCGCCTGCTCGAGCACCGCGGCGCCCAGGCCGTCCAGCTGCACCACCAGCAGGCCCGGCTCGCGGTGGTCGGCCCCCGACCTGGCGGGCGCGGCGCCGGCGCGGCGGGCCTGCGCGCGGGCTCGGCGCAGCACGTCGGCGATCACGTACTCGCTGTCGTTCACGCCCCAGAGCCAGCGCCCGACGGCCATCACCAGCGCGGCGATCAGCAGCACCGGCGCCACCGACCAGGTCGACGCCAGCTCCACGCCGGGCACGAGCCGGAGCCCGAGCCACAGCACCGCGACCTGGGCGGTGAGGCCGGCCACGAGCGCCCCCATCGCGCCGGCCACGCGCGCGAGCAGCCGCAGCGGGGCGCGGAGCAGCAGGTCGCCCAACGCCACCACCACGGCCACGAGCAGCACCGAGAACGGGTTGTCGGCGCGGACGCCGTCCACCACGGCGATCGCGACGGCCAGGCCCGCGGCTGTGGTCACCAGGCTGAGCGCGGCGTCGGCGGCGTCGCCCACGGTCGGCGACCACGCGCGGCGCCCGTCCGCCGGCCCGCCGGCGCTCACCGGCGTGGCCCCCTCGACGCGCCCCACGTCATCGACGGCGCGGCGGGGCCTGACGCGCCGAGCCCCACCGCTGCGGCTCCGGCACCTCCAGCTCGTCGCACAGCGCGTGCCACACGTCGCGCGGCTCCACGCCGTCGTCGAGCGCCTGCACGGGCGTCATGTTGCCGAGCCCGGGGATGACCAGGTCGCGGGTGAGCGCCCGGCCGTGGGCAGAGCCCAGCACCTCGTCGACCAGCTGCCAGAACTCACGAAAGCGCACGACTCCAGAGTGCCACCCCGCGGAGGACGTGCGCGCCGCGGGCCCGCAGACGGGTTCGCGAGCGCCACGAACGCTGATCCCACCCGCTGCGCGCGGGGTGGGCCCGGCGGCTGTGGGTGGCGGGGACGACAATGGGCCGGTGGACGACCATCCCGACGTGCTCGCGCGCTTCTCCGCGCCCACCCGCGAGTGGTTCGCCGGCGCCTTCGACGCGCCGACGGCCGCTCAGCGGGGCGCCTGGGACGCGATCTCGTCCGGTGAGCACTCCCTGGTGGTCGCCCCGACGGGGTCTGGCAAGACGCTGGCGGCATTCCTGTGGTCCCTCGACCACCTGCTCACGTCGGACCCTGACGAGGTCCCCGCCCCAGAGCGGTGCCGTGTGCTCTACGTCTCGCCGCTCAAGGCCTTGGCCACGGACGTCGAGCGCAACCTGCGCTCACCGCTGGTGGGCATCCGCCAGGCGGCGACGCGGCTGGGCCGGGAGCTGCCCGAGGTCACCGTGGGGGTGCGCACCGGTGACACTCCCCCGTCGGAGCGGCGCTCGTTCGCGACGCGTCCGCCGGACATCCTCATCACCACGCCCGAGTCGCTGTTCCTCGTGCTGACCTCGGCCGCGCGCGCGGGGCTCGCCGGGGTGCGCACAGTCATCCTCGACGAGATCCACGCGGTGGCGGGGACCAAGCGCGGCACGCACCTGGCGGTGTCCCTCGAACGGCTCGACGCGCTGCTGGACCGCCCCGGCGGGCCCGGCCCCGCTCAGCGGGTCGGGCTGTCCGCCACGGTCCGGCCCGTCGACGCC
The sequence above is a segment of the Cellulomonas chengniuliangii genome. Coding sequences within it:
- a CDS encoding DUF3046 domain-containing protein; this translates as MRFREFWQLVDEVLGSAHGRALTRDLVIPGLGNMTPVQALDDGVEPRDVWHALCDELEVPEPQRWGSARQAPPRRR